One window from the genome of Streptomyces sp. WZ-12 encodes:
- a CDS encoding MFS transporter, with amino-acid sequence MGGTTLSERDRPDGPTAAEATADPAPQPAEPANAGPPKALSGPRPPRAPLPVLLALVLPAALGQTAVVPALPALTAELPGHPTAFWVVTTCLLATAVGLPLGGKLGDLLGKKGALLLALLVFTVGAGLAGATHAPPQLLAFRALQGLGAGGLLSGVHATLAETTPHQGPGRGRSTAVAVTYAVGLLVGPLVGGYCADHGAWRWSLTLNVPLGLLLLPVAAAALRLSRPTGRRPRPDLVGALLLAALAICLTLLASWGGTRYPWDAPLVLGLGGGALAAAALFPVVECLVTAPLIPPRLLREVLFGRTGLVAAALGLALYGALRHLPAALPPAGGPTATASALSMLPLPGALLLAWFTADRIIRRTSHVMVFPFLGCAAAAAGSWLLGHPRPGASRMALGLWAGLLGLGLGLVLPVLVRAVRARVPDPDPAGALVCLRRLGGGIGAALAAALLVDRLGAQLPLPGGLVGPHLPHALPAALRDGYGALAAYAEAVPGSLLFLAPALVLGILLALFRKENTLVSHVPQTSPTTFPPYGDPADPAVPPARSAADTPANPAANGDGYPTGRPAYAGAPAPATAGVPMCGTVQHHDGSIVPRAALTLIDVAGRQIGRGATGEDGRYALSTPGAGAYVLIAAAGGHQPQAVTVTVGERPVELDVVLGGAGRLAGTVTTADGTPVRDAMVTLTDVRGEVVATTRSGREGGYVIGELVAGEYTLASSAPAFRPAALPVSVQASRETRQDIELAGGAVLRGTVRAGDGRPVEDARVTLLDAAGNVVDTATTGPDGLFRFVDLSAGEYTVIAAGYPPVATVLRVAGGGRTERDLQLGHED; translated from the coding sequence GTGGGCGGGACCACCCTGAGCGAGCGGGACCGGCCGGACGGGCCGACCGCCGCCGAGGCGACCGCGGACCCGGCGCCGCAACCGGCCGAGCCGGCGAACGCCGGGCCACCCAAGGCCCTCTCCGGCCCCCGGCCGCCGAGGGCGCCCCTCCCGGTGCTGCTGGCGCTGGTGCTGCCCGCGGCCCTCGGCCAGACCGCCGTCGTCCCCGCGCTCCCGGCCCTCACCGCCGAACTGCCCGGCCACCCAACGGCGTTCTGGGTGGTGACCACCTGCCTCCTGGCCACGGCCGTCGGCCTGCCCCTGGGAGGCAAGCTGGGCGACCTGCTCGGCAAGAAGGGCGCCCTGCTCCTCGCGCTGCTGGTCTTCACCGTCGGTGCGGGGCTGGCCGGGGCGACGCACGCGCCGCCCCAACTGCTCGCGTTCCGGGCCCTCCAGGGCCTCGGCGCCGGCGGCCTGCTGAGCGGGGTCCACGCGACCCTCGCCGAGACCACGCCGCACCAGGGGCCGGGCCGGGGCCGGAGCACGGCCGTCGCCGTCACCTACGCCGTGGGGCTGCTCGTCGGCCCGTTGGTCGGCGGATACTGCGCCGACCACGGTGCCTGGCGCTGGAGCCTCACTCTCAACGTGCCGCTCGGCCTGCTGCTCCTCCCCGTTGCCGCGGCCGCGCTACGGCTGTCCCGGCCTACCGGCCGCCGCCCCCGCCCCGACCTCGTCGGCGCGCTGCTCCTCGCCGCCCTCGCCATCTGCCTGACCCTGCTGGCCAGTTGGGGCGGCACCCGCTACCCCTGGGACGCGCCGCTGGTCCTCGGCCTGGGAGGCGGCGCACTGGCCGCCGCGGCACTCTTCCCCGTCGTCGAGTGCCTCGTCACCGCGCCGCTGATCCCGCCCCGGCTGCTCCGGGAGGTGCTCTTCGGACGCACCGGCCTGGTTGCCGCGGCCCTCGGCCTCGCCCTCTACGGGGCGCTCCGCCACCTCCCGGCCGCCCTGCCGCCGGCCGGCGGCCCCACCGCCACCGCGTCCGCGCTGTCGATGCTGCCCCTGCCGGGCGCGCTGCTGCTGGCCTGGTTCACCGCCGACCGGATCATCCGCCGCACCAGCCACGTCATGGTCTTCCCGTTCCTGGGCTGCGCGGCGGCAGCGGCGGGCAGTTGGCTCCTGGGCCACCCGCGCCCGGGCGCCTCCCGGATGGCCCTCGGCCTGTGGGCCGGCCTCCTGGGCCTCGGACTCGGGCTGGTGTTGCCGGTGCTGGTGCGCGCCGTCCGCGCCCGCGTGCCCGACCCCGACCCGGCCGGCGCCCTCGTCTGCCTCCGGCGGCTCGGCGGTGGCATCGGCGCGGCCCTCGCCGCCGCGCTGCTCGTCGACCGCCTCGGCGCCCAACTTCCGCTCCCCGGCGGGCTCGTGGGCCCGCACCTGCCACACGCCCTGCCCGCCGCGCTGCGGGACGGCTACGGCGCCCTCGCCGCCTACGCCGAGGCCGTGCCCGGCAGCCTCCTCTTCCTCGCCCCGGCCCTCGTCCTGGGCATCCTGCTCGCCCTCTTCCGGAAAGAGAACACCCTGGTGTCCCACGTCCCACAGACCTCACCGACCACATTCCCGCCGTACGGCGACCCCGCGGACCCCGCCGTCCCACCGGCCCGCTCCGCGGCCGACACCCCGGCCAACCCCGCGGCCAACGGGGACGGTTACCCGACCGGCCGCCCGGCGTACGCCGGGGCGCCCGCGCCCGCGACGGCCGGCGTCCCGATGTGCGGCACCGTCCAGCACCACGACGGCAGCATCGTGCCGCGCGCCGCGCTCACCCTCATCGACGTCGCCGGCCGGCAGATCGGCCGCGGCGCCACCGGGGAGGACGGCCGGTACGCCCTGAGCACCCCGGGGGCCGGCGCCTACGTGCTGATCGCGGCCGCCGGCGGCCACCAGCCGCAGGCCGTCACCGTGACCGTCGGCGAGCGCCCGGTGGAGCTGGACGTGGTGCTCGGCGGCGCCGGACGGCTCGCCGGCACGGTCACCACCGCCGACGGCACCCCCGTCCGCGACGCCATGGTCACCCTCACCGACGTCCGCGGCGAGGTGGTGGCCACCACCCGCAGCGGCCGCGAAGGCGGCTATGTCATCGGGGAGTTGGTGGCCGGGGAGTACACCCTGGCCTCCAGCGCCCCGGCGTTCCGCCCGGCCGCGCTCCCGGTCAGCGTCCAGGCGTCCCGCGAAACCCGCCAGGACATCGAACTGGCCGGCGGCGCCGTGCTGCGCGGCACCGTACGGGCCGGCGACGGGCGCCCGGTGGAGGACGCCCGGGTCACCCTCCTCGATGCCGCCGGCAACGTCGTGGACACCGCGACCACCGGCCCCGACGGGCTGTTCCGCTTCGTCGACCTCTCGGCCGGCGAGTACACCGTGATCGCCGCCGGATACCCGCCGGTCGCCACCGTGCTGCGGGTCGCGGGGGGCGGCCGGACGGAGCGGGACCTCCAACTGGGGCACGAGGACTGA
- a CDS encoding SRPBCC family protein: MGQVEATTQREIAADPEDVFDALADYSGTRRQLLPEQFSEYEVREGGDGKGTLVHWKLQATSKRVRDCLLEVDEPTDGQLVEKDRNSSMVTTWVVTPAGENRAKVVVTTTWQGATGIGGFFERTFAPKGLGRIYDAILANLAAHMEK; this comes from the coding sequence ATGGGGCAGGTAGAGGCCACCACGCAGCGCGAGATCGCGGCGGATCCGGAGGATGTGTTCGACGCGCTCGCCGACTACAGCGGCACGCGCCGGCAACTGCTGCCCGAGCAGTTCAGCGAGTACGAGGTCCGTGAGGGCGGCGACGGCAAGGGCACCCTCGTCCACTGGAAGCTCCAGGCCACCAGCAAGCGGGTGCGCGACTGCCTGCTGGAGGTCGACGAGCCGACCGACGGCCAGTTGGTGGAGAAGGACCGCAACTCCTCGATGGTGACCACCTGGGTCGTCACCCCGGCCGGCGAGAACCGCGCCAAGGTCGTCGTCACCACCACCTGGCAGGGCGCCACCGGCATCGGCGGCTTCTTCGAGCGGACCTTCGCCCCCAAGGGACTTGGCCGGATCTACGACGCGATCCTCGCCAACCTCGCGGCCCACATGGAGAAGTGA
- a CDS encoding Rv2578c family radical SAM protein, whose product MRWDNLGESPSALFGTDVVTRTVDTPEFRGITFHEVRARSLVNRVPGASRMPFEWTVNPYRGCSHACVYCFARSTHGYLDLDTGLGFDTQIVVKVNGPELLRRELAAPRWRGDHLAMGTNVDCYQRAEGRYALMPGIIAALRDRANPFSILTKGTLILRDLELLRQAAGVTDVGISVSVGFLDGELWRTVEPGTPAPGRRLDVVRTLTAHGIPCGVLMAPVIPFLSDTPEQLRATVRAVAEAGADSVTPLVLHLRPGAREWFLSWLGRHHPHLVRRYEALYAGGAYAPRWYQRRITRQVHELAAEYGLGPFRPGQARRIRPEPAPPAETDEPTPEATQLTLL is encoded by the coding sequence ATGCGCTGGGACAATCTGGGCGAAAGCCCATCCGCGCTGTTCGGCACGGATGTCGTCACCCGAACGGTGGACACCCCCGAGTTCCGCGGCATCACCTTCCACGAGGTGCGCGCCCGCTCCCTGGTGAACCGCGTCCCGGGCGCCTCCCGGATGCCGTTCGAATGGACCGTGAACCCGTACCGCGGGTGCAGCCACGCCTGCGTCTACTGCTTCGCGCGGAGCACCCACGGCTACCTCGACCTGGACACCGGCCTCGGCTTCGACACCCAGATCGTGGTCAAGGTCAACGGCCCCGAACTGCTGCGCCGGGAGCTGGCCGCACCCCGTTGGCGCGGCGACCACCTCGCGATGGGCACCAACGTCGACTGCTACCAACGGGCGGAGGGCCGCTACGCCCTGATGCCCGGCATCATCGCGGCGCTGCGGGACCGCGCCAACCCGTTCTCGATCCTCACCAAGGGCACCCTGATCCTGCGCGATCTGGAACTGTTGCGGCAGGCCGCCGGCGTCACCGACGTGGGCATCTCGGTCTCCGTCGGCTTCCTCGACGGCGAGTTGTGGCGCACCGTCGAACCGGGCACGCCCGCCCCCGGGCGCCGCCTGGACGTGGTGCGCACCCTCACCGCCCACGGCATCCCCTGCGGAGTGCTGATGGCCCCGGTGATCCCGTTCCTGTCCGACACCCCGGAGCAACTGCGGGCCACCGTCCGGGCCGTCGCCGAGGCGGGCGCCGACTCGGTCACGCCGCTGGTGCTGCATCTGCGGCCGGGCGCCCGCGAGTGGTTCCTGTCCTGGTTGGGCCGTCACCATCCGCACCTGGTGCGCCGCTACGAGGCGCTCTACGCCGGCGGCGCGTACGCGCCCAGGTGGTACCAGCGCCGGATCACCCGGCAGGTGCACGAGTTGGCGGCCGAGTACGGCCTCGGGCCGTTCCGGCCGGGTCAGGCGCGGCGGATCCGGCCGGAGCCCGCACCGCCTGCCGAGACGGACGAACCGACGCCTGAGGCCACGCAGTTGACGCTGCTGTGA
- a CDS encoding GNAT family N-acetyltransferase, giving the protein MAEADVDAVAEVRVRGWRSAYRGLMPPAYLAALSVAEDAERRREWFARRRPEAWELVAERSGKVVGWLAAGPARDPDLAPGGGELSGRSPAAELLALYVAPPLIGTGVGRALLAAGTARARARGFGALSLWVVRGNARAQRFYERAGFAPDGAERSDDVAGWRVPELRYRRPLP; this is encoded by the coding sequence ATGGCGGAGGCCGATGTCGACGCGGTCGCGGAAGTACGGGTCCGTGGTTGGCGGTCGGCGTACCGGGGGCTGATGCCACCGGCGTACCTGGCGGCGCTGAGCGTGGCGGAGGACGCCGAGCGGCGGCGGGAGTGGTTCGCGCGCCGCCGGCCCGAGGCGTGGGAGCTGGTGGCCGAGCGGTCCGGCAAGGTCGTCGGTTGGCTGGCCGCCGGACCGGCCCGGGATCCCGATCTCGCGCCGGGCGGCGGGGAGTTGTCCGGCCGCTCGCCCGCGGCCGAGCTGCTGGCCCTCTACGTGGCGCCGCCGCTCATCGGGACGGGCGTCGGCCGGGCGCTGTTGGCCGCCGGGACGGCCCGGGCGCGGGCCCGGGGCTTCGGCGCGCTGTCCCTGTGGGTGGTGCGCGGCAACGCCCGTGCCCAACGCTTCTACGAGCGGGCCGGGTTCGCACCGGACGGGGCGGAGCGGTCCGACGACGTGGCCGGTTGGCGCGTTCCGGAGCTGCGCTACCGGCGCCCGCTCCCGTAG
- a CDS encoding HEAT repeat domain-containing protein → MEDEFHELTDRVRAELRSPQDLVAYERLLGLARKNTPAGREELARILTAVERPLWAREIAAFILGCAGDKRAFETLVLLLNYREPVRCATAAHALGKLGDPRTARAAAALATNPLRTAYALHPVRLLAELRAPQSVPALIATLERLLTPHNPYWRVALACVEGLGALGDKRAVPALRAAAAHPRLAAAASASLARLGVHEDPPGVVSGWAADRAPGEAGRAGPVA, encoded by the coding sequence ATGGAAGACGAATTCCATGAGTTGACGGACCGGGTGCGGGCCGAACTCCGCTCCCCGCAGGATCTGGTCGCCTACGAGCGGCTGCTCGGGCTGGCCCGCAAGAACACCCCGGCCGGCCGCGAGGAACTCGCCCGGATACTGACCGCGGTGGAACGCCCCCTGTGGGCACGGGAGATCGCCGCCTTCATCCTGGGCTGCGCCGGCGACAAACGCGCCTTCGAGACCCTGGTCCTGCTGCTCAACTACCGCGAACCGGTCCGCTGCGCCACCGCCGCCCACGCCCTGGGCAAGCTGGGCGACCCGCGCACCGCCCGGGCCGCGGCGGCCCTGGCCACCAACCCGCTGCGCACCGCCTACGCCCTGCACCCCGTCCGCCTGCTCGCCGAACTCCGCGCCCCGCAGTCCGTCCCGGCACTGATCGCCACCCTGGAACGGCTGTTGACCCCGCACAACCCGTACTGGCGGGTCGCGTTGGCCTGCGTGGAGGGGCTGGGCGCGCTCGGCGACAAGCGGGCCGTGCCGGCGCTGCGGGCGGCCGCCGCCCATCCCCGGCTGGCCGCGGCCGCCTCGGCATCCCTGGCCCGCCTCGGCGTCCACGAGGACCCACCGGGGGTGGTCAGCGGCTGGGCCGCCGACAGGGCGCCAGGAGAGGCCGGCCGTGCCGGCCCGGTCGCCTAG
- a CDS encoding 3-hydroxyacyl-CoA dehydrogenase family protein, whose product MGPQSTPDLSTVRSALSLSTVAVVGLGTMGTGIAQVLTRAGRTVIGIDTDESAIRRARAALETATARAVQRERITERERQDALSRFRTAGDLRAAADADLVIEVVPEDYDLKREIFAALDGIVRPDTILATGTNALSVTRLAADSQRPERVLGVHFFNPAPAMKLVEVVSSVLTAPTAVAAVTDLARELGKDPIAVGDRPGFVADGLLFGYLNQAAAMYESRYATREDIDAAMRLGCGLPMGPLALLDLIGVDTARTVLEAMYAESRDRLHAPAPILGQLADAGLTGRKAGRGFYTYEAPGSATVVPDDLTPAGTDADGRAAGRPVRSVGVAGSGTMASGIAEVFAKAGFAVVLAARSQEKAERAKARIAASLGRSVDKGRLTAEARDAALAAITPSGSLDAFADVDLAVEAVAEELAVKQQLFRTLDTVCKPGAVLATTTSSLPVVACARATSRPQDVIGMHFFNPAPAMKLVEVVRTVLTADDVHATVRAVCAKVRKHPVDCGDRAGFIVNALLFPYLNNAVKMVQEHYASPDDIDAAMKLGGGYPMGPFELLDVVGLDVSLAIEKVLHAAFRDPGLAPAPLLEHLVAAGCLGRKTGRGFREYARR is encoded by the coding sequence ATGGGCCCTCAGTCCACCCCTGATCTCTCCACCGTCCGCTCCGCGCTGTCCCTGTCCACCGTCGCCGTCGTCGGCCTGGGCACCATGGGCACCGGCATCGCCCAGGTGTTGACCCGCGCCGGCCGCACGGTCATCGGCATCGACACCGACGAGTCCGCGATCCGGCGGGCCCGGGCCGCCCTCGAAACCGCCACCGCCCGCGCCGTGCAGCGGGAGCGGATCACCGAACGGGAGCGGCAGGACGCGCTGTCCCGCTTCCGCACCGCCGGCGATCTGCGGGCCGCCGCCGACGCCGATCTCGTCATCGAGGTGGTGCCGGAGGACTACGACCTCAAGCGGGAGATCTTCGCCGCGCTGGACGGCATCGTGCGCCCGGACACCATCCTGGCCACCGGCACCAACGCGCTGTCGGTGACCCGGCTCGCCGCCGATTCCCAGCGCCCCGAGCGGGTGCTCGGCGTCCACTTCTTCAACCCGGCGCCGGCCATGAAGCTGGTCGAGGTGGTCTCCTCGGTGCTGACCGCGCCGACCGCGGTCGCCGCCGTCACCGACCTCGCCCGCGAGTTGGGCAAGGACCCGATCGCGGTCGGCGACCGCCCGGGATTCGTCGCCGACGGGCTGCTGTTCGGCTATCTCAATCAGGCCGCCGCGATGTACGAGTCGCGGTACGCCACCCGCGAGGACATCGACGCCGCGATGCGGCTCGGCTGCGGCCTGCCGATGGGGCCGCTGGCCCTGCTCGACCTGATCGGCGTGGATACCGCCCGTACGGTCCTGGAGGCGATGTACGCCGAGTCCCGCGACCGGCTGCACGCGCCCGCGCCGATCCTCGGCCAGCTCGCGGACGCCGGGCTGACCGGCCGCAAGGCGGGCCGCGGCTTCTACACCTATGAGGCGCCCGGTTCCGCGACCGTCGTGCCGGACGACCTCACGCCGGCCGGCACCGACGCCGACGGCCGGGCGGCCGGCCGTCCGGTCCGCAGCGTCGGCGTCGCCGGCTCCGGCACGATGGCCAGCGGCATCGCCGAGGTCTTCGCCAAGGCGGGCTTCGCGGTGGTGCTGGCCGCCCGCAGCCAGGAGAAGGCGGAGCGGGCCAAGGCCCGGATCGCCGCGTCGCTGGGCCGCTCGGTGGACAAGGGCCGGCTGACCGCCGAGGCGCGCGACGCGGCGCTGGCGGCGATCACCCCGTCCGGGTCGCTGGACGCGTTCGCCGACGTCGACCTGGCGGTGGAGGCGGTGGCCGAGGAACTGGCCGTCAAACAGCAGTTGTTCCGCACCCTGGACACGGTCTGCAAGCCGGGCGCCGTGCTGGCCACCACCACCTCCTCGCTGCCGGTCGTCGCCTGCGCCCGCGCCACCTCGCGCCCCCAGGACGTCATCGGGATGCACTTCTTCAACCCGGCGCCGGCCATGAAGCTGGTCGAGGTGGTCCGCACCGTCCTCACCGCCGACGACGTGCACGCCACGGTGCGCGCGGTCTGCGCGAAGGTCCGCAAGCACCCGGTGGACTGCGGCGACCGGGCCGGGTTCATCGTCAACGCGCTGCTGTTCCCGTACTTGAACAACGCGGTCAAGATGGTCCAGGAGCACTACGCGTCGCCGGACGACATCGACGCCGCGATGAAGCTGGGCGGCGGCTACCCGATGGGCCCGTTCGAGCTGTTGGACGTGGTCGGTCTGGATGTCTCCCTCGCCATCGAGAAGGTGCTGCACGCCGCGTTCCGCGACCCGGGACTGGCACCGGCGCCGCTGCTGGAGCACCTGGTCGCGGCGGGCTGCCTCGGCCGGAAGACCGGCCGCGGCTTCCGTGAGTACGCCCGGCGCTGA
- a CDS encoding TetR family transcriptional regulator has product MSQPARPHSSDASDSPTPGTRRAAAQRLKMRRELSAAAMELFATKGYEATTVDEIAAAAGVARRTFFRHFRSKEEAIFPDHDDTLVRAEAVLDAAPPHENPLDTVCRGIKEVMRMYASAPAVSVARYRLTREVPTLREAEIASVARYERLFTRYLLGHFDEGAHREGDDDPLLAEVAASAVVTAHNHVLRRWLRAGAEGDVETQLDHAFEIVRETFGAGIGAGRATSAEAPPAAVSREGEVLVAVARTDAPLDEVMRTIRKALKEHH; this is encoded by the coding sequence ATGTCCCAGCCCGCTCGCCCGCACTCCTCCGACGCCTCCGACTCCCCCACTCCCGGCACCCGCCGGGCGGCCGCCCAACGCCTCAAGATGCGCCGGGAACTCTCGGCCGCCGCCATGGAGCTGTTCGCGACGAAGGGATACGAGGCGACCACGGTCGACGAGATCGCGGCCGCCGCGGGCGTCGCCCGGCGCACCTTCTTCCGCCACTTCCGCTCCAAGGAAGAGGCGATCTTCCCCGACCACGACGACACCCTGGTGCGCGCCGAGGCCGTCCTGGACGCCGCCCCGCCGCACGAGAACCCCCTCGACACGGTCTGCCGCGGCATCAAGGAAGTCATGCGGATGTACGCGTCCGCGCCCGCGGTGTCGGTGGCCCGTTACCGCCTCACCCGTGAGGTACCCACCCTCCGGGAGGCCGAGATCGCCTCGGTGGCCCGCTACGAGCGGCTGTTCACCCGCTATCTGCTGGGCCACTTCGACGAGGGCGCGCACCGCGAGGGCGACGACGACCCGTTGCTCGCCGAGGTCGCCGCGTCCGCCGTGGTCACCGCGCACAACCACGTGCTGCGCCGCTGGCTGCGGGCCGGCGCGGAGGGCGATGTGGAGACCCAGTTGGACCACGCCTTCGAGATCGTCCGGGAGACGTTCGGCGCGGGCATCGGCGCGGGCCGGGCCACCTCCGCGGAGGCGCCGCCGGCCGCCGTCTCCCGGGAGGGCGAGGTACTGGTCGCGGTCGCCCGCACCGACGCCCCCCTCGACGAGGTCATGCGCACCATCCGCAAGGCCCTCAAGGAACACCACTGA
- the ccrA gene encoding crotonyl-CoA carboxylase/reductase has protein sequence MNQILDAILAPDSTREDFAALLLPESYRAVTVHKDEADMFAGLSTREKDPRKSLHVEDVPVPELGPGEALVAVMASSVNYNSVWTSIFEPLSTFGFLERYGRLSPLAKRHDLPYHVIGSDLAGVVLRTGPGVNAWHPGDEVVAHCLSVELESSDGHNDTMLDPEQRIWGFETNFGGLAEIALVKSNQLMPKPRHLSWEEAAAPGLVNSTAYRQLVSQNGAAMKQGDNVLIWGASGGLGSYATQFALAGGANPICVVSNDQKAEICRKMGAEAIIDRSAEGYKFWKDEHNQDPREWKRFGKRIRELTDGEDVDIVFEHPGRETFGASVYVTRKGGTIVTCASTSGYQHEYDNRYLWMSLKRIVGSHFANYREAWEANRLIAKGKIHPTLSKTYRLDETGQAAHDVHRNIHQGKVGVLCLAPEEGMGVRDEEKRAKHIDAINLFRNDAPGQHAGASGRNA, from the coding sequence GTGAACCAGATACTCGACGCGATCCTCGCGCCCGACAGTACCCGCGAGGACTTCGCCGCCCTTCTCCTCCCCGAGTCGTACCGCGCGGTCACCGTGCACAAGGACGAGGCCGACATGTTCGCCGGCCTGTCCACCCGCGAGAAGGACCCCCGCAAGTCCCTGCACGTCGAGGACGTGCCGGTGCCCGAACTCGGCCCCGGCGAGGCCCTGGTGGCCGTGATGGCCTCCTCGGTGAACTACAACTCCGTGTGGACCTCGATCTTCGAGCCGCTGTCGACCTTCGGCTTCCTGGAGCGCTACGGGCGGCTCTCGCCGCTGGCCAAGCGGCACGACCTGCCCTACCACGTCATCGGGTCGGACCTGGCCGGCGTGGTGCTGCGCACCGGCCCCGGCGTCAACGCCTGGCACCCCGGCGACGAGGTGGTCGCGCACTGCCTGTCCGTGGAGTTGGAGTCCTCCGACGGCCACAACGACACCATGCTCGACCCCGAGCAGCGGATCTGGGGCTTCGAGACCAACTTCGGCGGCCTGGCGGAGATCGCGCTGGTCAAGTCCAACCAGTTGATGCCCAAGCCGCGGCACCTGAGCTGGGAGGAGGCGGCGGCCCCGGGGCTGGTGAACTCCACCGCCTACCGGCAGTTGGTCTCGCAGAACGGCGCGGCGATGAAGCAGGGCGACAACGTCCTGATCTGGGGCGCCAGCGGCGGCCTCGGCTCGTACGCCACGCAGTTCGCGCTGGCCGGCGGCGCCAACCCGATCTGTGTGGTCTCCAACGACCAAAAGGCGGAGATCTGCCGGAAGATGGGCGCCGAGGCGATCATCGACCGGAGCGCCGAGGGGTACAAGTTCTGGAAGGACGAGCACAACCAGGACCCCAGGGAGTGGAAGCGGTTCGGCAAGCGGATCCGCGAACTGACCGACGGCGAGGACGTGGACATCGTCTTCGAGCACCCGGGCCGGGAGACCTTCGGTGCCTCGGTCTACGTCACCCGCAAGGGCGGCACCATCGTTACCTGCGCCTCGACCTCCGGTTACCAGCACGAGTACGACAACCGCTACCTGTGGATGTCGCTGAAGCGGATCGTCGGCTCGCACTTCGCCAACTACCGGGAGGCATGGGAGGCCAACCGCCTGATCGCCAAGGGCAAGATCCACCCCACGCTCTCCAAGACCTACCGCCTGGACGAGACCGGCCAGGCAGCGCACGACGTCCACCGCAACATCCACCAGGGCAAGGTCGGCGTGTTGTGCCTGGCCCCCGAGGAGGGCATGGGCGTGCGCGACGAGGAGAAGCGCGCCAAGCACATCGACGCGATCAATCTGTTCCGCAACGACGCGCCGGGGCAGCACGCCGGCGCCTCCGGGCGGAACGCCTGA